The region GGAAAAACCACCACCTTGCGCATTATCAGCGGGCTTGAGCGCTGCGATGCGGGCGGCGAGGTGTGGTTCGATGATCGTAACGTCACCGCGTTGCCGATTGAGAAACGCAACGTTGGCATGGTGTTCCAGAACTATGCGCTGTTTCCCAATCTTAACGTTGCCGAGAACGTGGCTTACGGCTTGAAAGTGCAGGGCGTGGCACGTGCCGAGCGTGAAGCGCGCGTGCAGGAGATGCTGGAGCTGGTGGATCTCAGCGCCTTGTCGCAGCGCAGCATTGATAAGCTTTCCGGCGGACAGAAACAGCGTGTGGCGCTGGCGCGTGCACTGGCAGCCAGACCCAAAGTACTGCTGTTTGATGAGCCGCTGGCTGCGCTGGATGCACGTTTGCGCGATCGCCTGCGCCTGGAAATCGGCACCTTGTTGAAGAAGCTGGCGATCACCGCCGTGTACGTCACGCACGATCAGCAAGAAGCCATGGCGCTCGGCGATCGCATCGCGGTGATGGAGCAGGGGCGTCTGGTGCAGATCGATACGCCACAAAATATCTATCAGCATCCTGCTTCGAAGTTTGTCGCGGATTTTGTCGGGGCGATTAACTGCATCGATGTGGATAAGCGCGGCAATCCTCAGCGCTTCTGTCGTCCGGAAGATGTGCTACTCGCCAATGATAATCGCTACGCACGCCAGGGCTTTATCCTTGCCAGCACCTTTTTAGGCGCGTCGCAGCGGCTGATGATCGACATCGGCCTTGCAATGCCGATTCAGGTCGATCGCCATGCGCGTGAAGCCTGGCATGCCGGGCAACCGGTGAGCTGGACGCTGGCGCAAGACGCCGCCCTGCAATTTTCTGCATCCTGAGGAAGAAATTCGTGTCTGAAGCATTGACGCTGATCGCGCAAATTAGCGATTTACACATCAAGGCGAACGGTCGCCTGTCTTACAAAAAAGTCGACACCCAGGCGGCGCTGTTGCGGGTCATCGACACCCTGAATCGTTTGACGCCGCGCCCGGATATTGTGGTGATCACCGGCGATCTGGTGGATTTTGGCACCGCAGAAGAGTATCAAACGCTGCGGACGGCGCTGTGTCGTCTGCAACTGCCGTACATGCTGATGGCGGGCAACCACGACGATCGCCAGCAGTTACGCGCGGCGTTCCCGGATCACCACTATCTGCAACGTGGCGAAACCCTGAACTGGCAGGCGCAGGTGAAAGGGGTGCAGTTGCTGGCACTGGATTCCAGCGTGCCGCAACAGCCGTGGGGTTACGTGGATGAAGCGCAGTTGGCCTGGCTGAAAGAGCAGTTGGAGCGCGAACCACAATTACCCACGCTGGTGATGCTGCACCATCCACCCTTGATCTCCGGCATTGGTCATATGGACAAGCAGCCGCTGCGCAATCCCGACGCGCTGGCGGCGATTATCTGCCAGCATCCGCAGGTTGAACGTGTGCTGAGCGGCCATCTGCATCGTTCGGTGCAGGCGCGCTTTGCCGGTACGTTAGCCTGCGTTGCGCCGGGCGTGTCGCATCAGGTGGCCTTTGATTTGTCTGAAAATGGTCCGGCGAATTTCGTGCTGGAGCCGCCGGGTTTCCTGCTACATCGCTGGCATCCACAGCAAGGTATGACGACGCACCAGTGCGCTATCGGCGATTATCCAGGCCCGTGGCCGTTCTATGATGCGAATGGTCTGATCGATTAGCGCCAACGTTTGCTGAATAATTACGCGTGTCTGACAGGATGGTTCGTGCTCAATTTGGTTTGCAGGTGTACAATTGGCGGTTCCCTCACCAGGGGTAGCTCGTCCAACTATAACTATATTGTCAGGCACGCGAATAATGAATTTTCACACCAGGGCGGTTGCGTCATGCTGATGCGCATCCGGCCAAAAACTGACCTGCGTACGCTGATTGCGTTGCTGGCAATCACCAGCATCGTCATTACGCTCGCCAATACCTTGTACGCTACCTGGCGCGTGCAGCGTATGGTGCTGATCGAAAGCACCCTTGAGGCCAACCGCGCCTATGCCACTAAACTCGCCGCGACGACAGAAGTCTTTTTCCAGCTGGCGCAGTCGCAGTTGCATTACAGCGCGACCCAGTTAGGCAAGGATTTTGATAATCCGGAGCTGGCGCAGCAGGAAGTGAACCGTCTGCGTGAGCAAACCAATAGCTTTAACTCCGTTGCCGTGGTCGACACCAATGGGATAGTCAAAGCGATTTCGCCTGAGTCACTGATGCTTAAAGGTATGCAGCTCACCAGCCAGGCTTCACGGGAGGCGCTGGCACAGCGTCAACCGATGGTGAGTAAGCCGACAATTTCAGCGGCCAACAATCTGATTGTGTTTGTCTCCTGGCCGATCTGGAGCAACGAAGGGCGCTATCTCGGCTATGTGGGCGGCACCATCTATCTGAAGAAGAAAAGTATTCTTAATGCCTTACTCGGTGAGCAATTCTACCGGGATGGCACGCGCGTCTATGTACTGGATCGCAACAATCAGGTGCTTTATCACCAGAACAGTCAGCTGATAGGCAAAATTGCACCGGAGATCGTCAGCGAACGTCAACGCAATGAGAGCACCAATGGCGAGGTGCAGGTCAAAGAAGAGGACACGGCGAAACTGGCGGGTTACGCCATCGTGCCAACCACCGGCTGGATGGTGGTGGCACTTAAGCCAACGGACGTCACCCTGCAACCGCTCTCTGGTTTGCTGCTGAAAGTGTTGAAAAACTCTGTGCCGTTTGCGCTGCTGACCCTAATAATGGCGGTGATCTTCGCCCGTCTGATTGCCTTGCCGCTGTGGCAACTGGCGCGTAAAGCCAGTCAGATGGACACCCAGGGCGTATCGGGTGAAATTGGCGGCATTCATGCCTGGTACTTCGAAGCGGCTCAGGTGAAGCGCGCCTTGCTCACCGGGATCGGACTGGTACAGGACAAAATCGGTCGGCTGAAATCGGAAGTACAAACCGATCCGATGACCAGTTTGCTTAACCGCCGGGGCCTGAGTGCGGTGCTGGATTACTTCGAAACCATGCGTCAGCCCTTTGCGGTGCTGGCGCTGGATATCGACCATTTCAAGCGGGTGAATGACAACTTCGGCCATGATGTCGGTGACGAAGTGATCAAACAGGTGGCGCGAACCCTGCGTAACAGTGCGCGCCAGACCGACGTGGTGTGCCGTAACGGCGGCGAGGAGTTTCTGATGCTGCTGCCAGCCACCTCGACGGAAGAAGCGCGGGTGATTGCCGAGCGCGTGCGCACCAGCATTGCCGAGAGCTGGATTGACCATGTTGGGCATATCACGCTCTCAGTGGGCATCGCACATTGGGAGGCCGATAACGAGCCGCAAGATGTGAGCCTGAAACAGGCGGATGCTGCACTCTATCAGGCGAAAAATGCCGGACGTAACTGTGTGATGATTGCCGGCCAGGACGCGCTGGTGAGCAGTATTACCCGCTAGTGCCGCAAGGGTCGACCTAAATGGCGGCCCTATCACCAGCGTGCAGGATTTATCCGGTGTGCACAGACGCACAAGATTCTGCAATTTATCCGGTATGCATTAACGCACATTATCGAGTGATTTATCAGGCTCGATTGGACGCTAGCTGCGCAGGCATTGCCGCCTGCACCTCAGCGCAGATCCTCATCGGGTTTCTTAAGATGCAGGTTTATGCACATCAGGTTTTCGCCGTAAATTTCTGTACAATCATCATCCCGTTTTTGGCGTCAAGGAAGTGAAATGCTGGCACTGCTTTTCCAATGGTACAAACGTCGCTTTAGCGATCCGCAGGCGATTGGCCTGCTGGTGATCCTGCTGATGGCGTTCTGTATCCTGTTTTTCTTCAGTGGTTTATTGGCACCGTTGCTGGTCGCGCTGGTGCTGGCTTATCTGCTGGAGTGGCCAACCGTTCGATTACAGCGCCTGGGATGCAGCCGCACCTGTGCCACCAGCATGGTACTGATTGTTTTTGCCGGTATTTTGCTGGTGATGGTGTTGATTGTCGCGCCAGTAGCCTGGCAGCAAGGCATCAACTTGCTGCGTGATCTCCCGAATATGCTGAACAAGCTCTATGTGTATGCCGCCGGATTGCCAAAGCGTTTTCCGGCGCTGGTGGATGCGGGCATCATCGACATCATCGTTGAGAATCTGCGTAGTCGCCTGACCGGGCTGGGGGAATCATTAGTGAAGTACTCACTGGCCTCGCTGGTGGGGCTGATGACGCTGATGATCTATCTGGTGCTGGTGCCGCTGATGGTGTTTTTCCTGCTGAAAGATAAAGAGCAGATGCTCAATGCCGTGCGCCGTGTATTACCGCGCAATCGCGGTCTGGCGGGCGTGGTCTGGCAGGAGATGAATCAGCAAATCACCAACTACATTCGCGGCAAAGTGCTGGAAATGGTCGCGGTAGGTTTTGTCACCTGGATTGCCTTCCTGGTCTTAGGGCTCAACTACGCGCTGCTGCTGGCGGTGCTGGTAGGGATTTCCGTGTTGATTCCCTACATCGGCGCCATGGTGGTCACGATTCCGGTGATTGGCGTCGGTCTATTCCAGTGGGGCTTAGGCACTGATTTCTGGACGATGTTTATCGTTTATCTGGTGGTACAGGCGCTGGATGGTAATGTGCTGGTGCCGATTCTGTTCTCAGAGGCCGTCAATCTGCATCCGCTGGTGATCATTCTTTCGGTGGTGATTTTTGGCGGGATGTGGGGCTTTTGGGGCGTGTTCTTTGCTATCCCGCTGGCGACGTTAATCAAGGCGGTGGTGCGCGCCTGGCCGGAAACGGCGCTGGAGCATCAGCAGGGGTAAAGAGAACGGGTGCACATTGTGCACCCGTTTTGTTTTATGCCGACTTCAGATAATCCAGCACGATGTCGTGGTGGTTCGACGTTTTGAAGTCGTCGAAGACTTTCTCAACTTTGCCGTTACCGTCGATCAGGAAACTGATGCGGTGGATACCGTCATAGGTTTTACCCATAAAGGTTTTCTCACCCCAGACACCGAATTCCTGGCAGACCTGGTGATCTTCATCAGATAAAAGGGTGAAGTTCAGCACCTCTTTTTCGGCGAAGCGTGACAGTTTTTCAGGCTTATCGGTGCTGATGCCCAGCACTTCCACGCCCACGGTTTTCAACGCATCCATGTTGTCGCGCAGACCACAGGCCTGAACGGTGCAACCCGGCGTCATGGCCTTCGGGTAGAAATAGACCAGAACGCGCTGTCCCTGGAAGTCGGCCAAATTTACTTGTTCGCCGTCCTGATCGGGCAAGCTAAATTTCGGTGCGGTATCACCGGCTTTCAGTGGATTCATCACAACTCTCCATTTTTTTCTTCATGCTGTGGGTAATACACCCTCGCGGCAAAAAGCCCCAGCGGGTGCCACCCTCTGGGTTATTTCACTACACGGTATGCCGTATGGCAGAGTGTGTGGAGAAATAACCCGGCGTTAGTTTACAGGGTGTTGTTGGCATCGTCGGTGACACTATAAAGACGAATTGAGCCTTGTGCATGCAGTTCTTCACACAGATTGTTGAAGGCCTGTTCAAACGGTGCGCTGGCCTGATTATCCGGGCTGTGTGCCGTCATCTGAATATACAGTGTCGGTGGGACACCTTCCTGTGCCGGGGTAATACGCGACACCAATTCGGCAATGTTCATCTGGTGTTTGTCGAACAGATCGGTAAAGCGCTCAATGAGATGAGGAGAATCCGGCACTTCCACCTGCACCCATACCGTGGCGGGCATCGGCGGGGTGACGCGCGCATTGGTGCGCTTCATCACAATCAACAGTTCCAGCTCAGCCCCTTTCATCGGCAGCGTGGATTCAATCAGGGTTATCGCGTTCCAGCTCCCCGAAAGCAGCATGATGAAGGTGAACTCATCACCCAACATCGCCAGACGACTGTCTTCAATATTGCAGCCGCAGCTACTAACGTGGCGAGTGATGGTATTGACGATACCCGGACGATCAACGCCCAATGCGGTGATCACCAGATGGTGCGGCTGTGACTGCGACAAAATGGTATTTCCTGTACGTTCGCTAATAACCATAAGGTAAACATAAAAAAAACTGCTGACAAGGGTAGGAATGGCTTGGCTCGCTTGCTTTTCTTTCGAGGTAAAACGTAACATGAGGCACTTGTTTGTCGAGGGGATAGCCCATGTTCACCGGAAGTATTGTTGCGCTCATTACGCCAATGAATGAAAAAGGTAATGTCTGCCGCGAGAGTTTGAAAAAACTGATTGATTATCATGTTGCCAGCGGCACCGCGGCGATTGTTTCTGTTGGCACCACCGGCGAATCCGCTACCCTCAGCCATGAAGAACATGGCGATGTGGTGATGCAGACCCTGGAGCTGGCGGATGGCCGTATCCCGGTGATTGCCGGAACCGGCGCCAATGCCACTGCTGAAGGTATCTCTCTCACGAAGCGCTTTACCGGCACCGGTGTGGTGGGTTGTCTGACCGTGACGCCTTACTACAACCGTCCAACCCAGGAAGGTCTGTTCCAGCACTTCAAAGCGATTGCCGAAAGTACCGATCTGCCGCAGATGCTGTATAACGTCCCATCACGTACTGGCTGCGACATGCTGCCAGAAACCGTGGCTCGCCTGGCCGAAATTAAAAATATTATCGGAATCAAAGAGGCCACCGGGAACTTATCGCGTATTTCTCAGATCCAAGAGCTGGTTAATGATGAGTTCATTATTGTCAGCGGCGATGACGCGACAGCTCTGGACTCCATGCAACTGGGCGGCAAAGGCGTAATCTCGGTTACAGCCAACATTGCAGCGCGTGAAATGGTAGAACTCTGTGCGCTGGCGCAACAGGGTAATTTTGCCGAAGCGCGTCGCCTGAATCAGCGTCTGATGCACCTGCACCAGACGCTTTTCTGTGAACCCAATCCAATCCCGGTTAAATGGGCAGCGAAACAGCTAGGATTAATCGCGGATGACACGCTGCGCTTGCCGATGACGCCACTGACCGAAGCCGGTCAGGCGAAAACGGCTCAGGCGCTGATTAAAGCGGGTCTGCGATAAATTAGGGAGAATCAATGAGTTATTCAGTTAAGCGCTCGACGCTGGCAACCGTGGTGGGCGTGTCCACCCTGATGCTGCTAACAGCTTGTTCCAGCGATCAGCGTTATAAGCGCCAGGTCAGCGGTGATGAATCTTACCTGCAGGCGCCTGAACTGCATGATTTAAAAGCCCCGGCGGGGATGATTCTGCCTCTGCAGAATGGCGATTACGATGTGCCGCACACTGTTGCGAAGGGTGCAGTAGGGAAAGCACTGGATATTCGTCCTCCGGCTCAACCTCTGGCGCTGCTCAACGGCACGCGTGCACAGTTCACCGGTAATACCGGAGTGCTGGCGGTTGAGAGCAGCCGTGGCTCTATCTGGTCACAGGTGGTGAATGTGATCCAGTCCTACAAGTTCCCGATTGCACAGCGTGATGATGCTGGGCAACAGCTGACCACCGATTGGGTGCAGTGGAACCGTGCGGATGAAGATAACCAGTATCGCGGTCGCTACCAGATCAGCGTACAGAACCAGAGCTATCAGCAGGTGCTGACGGTTCGTCTGCTGGAATTGCAGCAGAAAGGTGAGACGGTGACTGCACCTGCGCAGATCCAACGCTATACCGGCCAGATGTTGAACGACATCAGTACCGGTCTGGATAAGATTGATACCGCCAGCGCCGATGCCGCTGCAGGCCGTGCGACCGGGCAGATTGACGTCCAGAGCGGCGCAGATGATACCGGTCTGCCACTGCTGGTGCTGCGTTCACCGTTTAACGTCACCTGGCAGCGTCTGCCAGCGGCGCTGAAGCGTGTGGGCATGGAAGTGACCGATGACAACCGCTCGCAGGGTAGTCTGAAAGTGACCTACAAGCAGCCGGGTAGCAGCGCGTTTGACGCGATTGGTGCGAAGGATCCTGAACTGCCAAACGGCGATTACAAATTGCAGGTGGGTGATTTGGATAACCGCAGCAGTCTGCAGTTCATTGATCCTAAGGGCCATGTGCTTACTCAGGCGCAGAACGATGCGCTGGTGGCGGTGTTCCAGGGTGCACTGAACAAATAAATTGCCAAAGGGCCGGAGATTCTCCGGCCTTTTTGTTTTGGATTTGGCATAATACCGCCCGGCGAAGTAAACGATTGCGTCAGGCAGTCATCGCGCGGTGAAACACCGCTGAACACGGGTTCTTTCATGTTTGGAGTTAATGAGATGCAAAAGCGAGCTGAGTTGTATCGCGGTAAAGCGAAAACCGTATACAGCACCGATAATCCGGATCTGCTGGTACTTGAATTCCGCAACGATACGTCAGCAGGAGACGGTGCACGAATCGAGCAATTTGATCGCAAAGGAATGGTGAACAACAAGTTCAACCATTTCATTATGACCAAACTGCAGGAAGCGGGCATTCCGACCCAGATGGAAGCGCTGCTGTCGGATAACGAAGCGCTGGTCAAAAAGCTGGAGATGGTGCCGGTGGAGTGCGTAGTGCGCAACCGTGCGGCAGGATCGCTGGTAAAACGTCTGGGCGTGGAAGAGGGCATGCTGCTCAATCCACCGCTGTTTGATCTCTTCCTGAAAGATGACGCCAAACACGACCCGATGGTCAACGAATCCTACTGCGAGACCTTTGGCTGGGTCAGCAAAGCCAATCTGGCGCGCATGCAGGAACTGACTTTCAAAGCCAACGACGTACTGAGCAAACTGTTTGATGACGCCGGTCTGATCCTGGTCGACTTCAAACTGGAGTTCGGTCTGTTCAACGGTGAAGTGACGTTGGGCGATGAGTTCTCGCCAGACGGCGCGCGTCTGTGGGACAAAGAAACCATGGACAAAATGGACAAAGACCGTTTCCGTCAGAGCCTCGGCGGCCTGATCGAAGCTTATGAAGAAGTGGCGCACCGCCTGGGTGTGAAACTGGATTAAGTCTTCAGCGATATCTTTTCGGTGCGCATTCCAGCGCACTGTAAACAGGGTGTCGTCATAAATGAAAGGTCGTCATCGCTGGCGGCCTTTTCTGTTTCTGCCCTGCCTGCACGTTATCTAATACGCCTCCTTTCTCTCAATCTCGCGACGCTAGCGCCGCAACGCTGGTGATTAGCGATGCCGCCAACTAAAATCATGCAAAACCTTTTAACAGGAGCGAGCCATGCGCTGGCAAGGTCGTCGTGAAAGCGACAATGTAGAAGATCGTCGCAATGATTCACCCGGATTGGGCGGCGGCGGTCGGCAAATCCGCATTCCGCGCGGCAAGGGCGGTATCATTCTGCTGATTGTGGTGGCCGTGGCGGGTTATTACGGTTACGACCTCACCGCATTGCTGGAGGGGGGAACTCCGGTGACACAACAGCAGCAGCGCCCGGTGAACTCTGCGCAGGATAATGAGGATGCCAAATTCACTAAGGTGATTCTCGCCACCACCGAAGAGACCTGGGGCACGCTGTTCCAGAAAATGGGCAAACAGTATGTGCCACCTAAGCTGGTGATGTACCGCAACTACACCTCAACCAGCTGCGGCACTGGCCAGTCGGCGATGGGGCCGTTTTACTGCCCGGCGGATCAAACCGTCTACATCGATCTGTCGTTTTATGATGATATGAAAACCAAGCTGGGTGCGGGCGGTGACTTTGCGCAGGGCTATGTGATTGCCCATGAAGTCGGCCACCACATCCAGAAGCTGCTGGGCATCGAGCCTAAAGTGCGTCAGATGCAGCAGGGTGCCACTCAGG is a window of Pantoea rwandensis DNA encoding:
- a CDS encoding ABC transporter ATP-binding protein, which produces MNPAAVTVTLRGCSRHFNHQLALHPLDLTVNPGETLVLLGPSGCGKTTTLRIISGLERCDAGGEVWFDDRNVTALPIEKRNVGMVFQNYALFPNLNVAENVAYGLKVQGVARAEREARVQEMLELVDLSALSQRSIDKLSGGQKQRVALARALAARPKVLLFDEPLAALDARLRDRLRLEIGTLLKKLAITAVYVTHDQQEAMALGDRIAVMEQGRLVQIDTPQNIYQHPASKFVADFVGAINCIDVDKRGNPQRFCRPEDVLLANDNRYARQGFILASTFLGASQRLMIDIGLAMPIQVDRHAREAWHAGQPVSWTLAQDAALQFSAS
- a CDS encoding phosphodiesterase; protein product: MSEALTLIAQISDLHIKANGRLSYKKVDTQAALLRVIDTLNRLTPRPDIVVITGDLVDFGTAEEYQTLRTALCRLQLPYMLMAGNHDDRQQLRAAFPDHHYLQRGETLNWQAQVKGVQLLALDSSVPQQPWGYVDEAQLAWLKEQLEREPQLPTLVMLHHPPLISGIGHMDKQPLRNPDALAAIICQHPQVERVLSGHLHRSVQARFAGTLACVAPGVSHQVAFDLSENGPANFVLEPPGFLLHRWHPQQGMTTHQCAIGDYPGPWPFYDANGLID
- a CDS encoding sensor domain-containing diguanylate cyclase — encoded protein: MLMRIRPKTDLRTLIALLAITSIVITLANTLYATWRVQRMVLIESTLEANRAYATKLAATTEVFFQLAQSQLHYSATQLGKDFDNPELAQQEVNRLREQTNSFNSVAVVDTNGIVKAISPESLMLKGMQLTSQASREALAQRQPMVSKPTISAANNLIVFVSWPIWSNEGRYLGYVGGTIYLKKKSILNALLGEQFYRDGTRVYVLDRNNQVLYHQNSQLIGKIAPEIVSERQRNESTNGEVQVKEEDTAKLAGYAIVPTTGWMVVALKPTDVTLQPLSGLLLKVLKNSVPFALLTLIMAVIFARLIALPLWQLARKASQMDTQGVSGEIGGIHAWYFEAAQVKRALLTGIGLVQDKIGRLKSEVQTDPMTSLLNRRGLSAVLDYFETMRQPFAVLALDIDHFKRVNDNFGHDVGDEVIKQVARTLRNSARQTDVVCRNGGEEFLMLLPATSTEEARVIAERVRTSIAESWIDHVGHITLSVGIAHWEADNEPQDVSLKQADAALYQAKNAGRNCVMIAGQDALVSSITR
- a CDS encoding AI-2E family transporter, whose translation is MLALLFQWYKRRFSDPQAIGLLVILLMAFCILFFFSGLLAPLLVALVLAYLLEWPTVRLQRLGCSRTCATSMVLIVFAGILLVMVLIVAPVAWQQGINLLRDLPNMLNKLYVYAAGLPKRFPALVDAGIIDIIVENLRSRLTGLGESLVKYSLASLVGLMTLMIYLVLVPLMVFFLLKDKEQMLNAVRRVLPRNRGLAGVVWQEMNQQITNYIRGKVLEMVAVGFVTWIAFLVLGLNYALLLAVLVGISVLIPYIGAMVVTIPVIGVGLFQWGLGTDFWTMFIVYLVVQALDGNVLVPILFSEAVNLHPLVIILSVVIFGGMWGFWGVFFAIPLATLIKAVVRAWPETALEHQQG
- the bcp gene encoding thioredoxin-dependent thiol peroxidase, which gives rise to MNPLKAGDTAPKFSLPDQDGEQVNLADFQGQRVLVYFYPKAMTPGCTVQACGLRDNMDALKTVGVEVLGISTDKPEKLSRFAEKEVLNFTLLSDEDHQVCQEFGVWGEKTFMGKTYDGIHRISFLIDGNGKVEKVFDDFKTSNHHDIVLDYLKSA
- a CDS encoding glycine cleavage system transcriptional repressor, which encodes MVISERTGNTILSQSQPHHLVITALGVDRPGIVNTITRHVSSCGCNIEDSRLAMLGDEFTFIMLLSGSWNAITLIESTLPMKGAELELLIVMKRTNARVTPPMPATVWVQVEVPDSPHLIERFTDLFDKHQMNIAELVSRITPAQEGVPPTLYIQMTAHSPDNQASAPFEQAFNNLCEELHAQGSIRLYSVTDDANNTL
- the dapA gene encoding 4-hydroxy-tetrahydrodipicolinate synthase; the encoded protein is MFTGSIVALITPMNEKGNVCRESLKKLIDYHVASGTAAIVSVGTTGESATLSHEEHGDVVMQTLELADGRIPVIAGTGANATAEGISLTKRFTGTGVVGCLTVTPYYNRPTQEGLFQHFKAIAESTDLPQMLYNVPSRTGCDMLPETVARLAEIKNIIGIKEATGNLSRISQIQELVNDEFIIVSGDDATALDSMQLGGKGVISVTANIAAREMVELCALAQQGNFAEARRLNQRLMHLHQTLFCEPNPIPVKWAAKQLGLIADDTLRLPMTPLTEAGQAKTAQALIKAGLR
- the bamC gene encoding outer membrane protein assembly factor BamC, yielding MSYSVKRSTLATVVGVSTLMLLTACSSDQRYKRQVSGDESYLQAPELHDLKAPAGMILPLQNGDYDVPHTVAKGAVGKALDIRPPAQPLALLNGTRAQFTGNTGVLAVESSRGSIWSQVVNVIQSYKFPIAQRDDAGQQLTTDWVQWNRADEDNQYRGRYQISVQNQSYQQVLTVRLLELQQKGETVTAPAQIQRYTGQMLNDISTGLDKIDTASADAAAGRATGQIDVQSGADDTGLPLLVLRSPFNVTWQRLPAALKRVGMEVTDDNRSQGSLKVTYKQPGSSAFDAIGAKDPELPNGDYKLQVGDLDNRSSLQFIDPKGHVLTQAQNDALVAVFQGALNK
- the purC gene encoding phosphoribosylaminoimidazolesuccinocarboxamide synthase — protein: MQKRAELYRGKAKTVYSTDNPDLLVLEFRNDTSAGDGARIEQFDRKGMVNNKFNHFIMTKLQEAGIPTQMEALLSDNEALVKKLEMVPVECVVRNRAAGSLVKRLGVEEGMLLNPPLFDLFLKDDAKHDPMVNESYCETFGWVSKANLARMQELTFKANDVLSKLFDDAGLILVDFKLEFGLFNGEVTLGDEFSPDGARLWDKETMDKMDKDRFRQSLGGLIEAYEEVAHRLGVKLD
- the ypfJ gene encoding KPN_02809 family neutral zinc metallopeptidase, which codes for MRWQGRRESDNVEDRRNDSPGLGGGGRQIRIPRGKGGIILLIVVAVAGYYGYDLTALLEGGTPVTQQQQRPVNSAQDNEDAKFTKVILATTEETWGTLFQKMGKQYVPPKLVMYRNYTSTSCGTGQSAMGPFYCPADQTVYIDLSFYDDMKTKLGAGGDFAQGYVIAHEVGHHIQKLLGIEPKVRQMQQGATQAQANQLSVKMELQADCFAGVWGHYVQQQNMLEVGDLKKALDTAEAIGDDRLQQKSQGRVVPDSFTHGTSQQRYTWFKRGFDSGNPGDCNTFAAN